In the genome of Megalops cyprinoides isolate fMegCyp1 chromosome 7, fMegCyp1.pri, whole genome shotgun sequence, one region contains:
- the adtrp1 gene encoding androgen dependent TFPI regulating protein 1 isoform X2: MVCVNSYSNICLVMQTAFFGFCFVTDMVQMLLPAKSAHGGIPSLFIRIRDAIFTVLAFPIGTFVFMSFWSIYAYDRELVYPKFLDDIIPIWLNHALHTVILPLLLVQLYLQPHRHPSRTKGILGLALFAALYLAWVLWVHYASGIWVYPIMAKLSPLGLVLFLAVAALTMAPLYLLGEKLNQARWGTPGTRKEKK, translated from the exons GTGATGCAGACCGCCTTCTTTGGCTTCTGCTTTGTGACTGACATGGTCCAGATGCTACTGCCTGCTAAAAGCGCACACGGTGGGATTCCCTCGCTTTTTATCAGAATACGAGACGCCATCTTCACCGTCTTGGCTTTCCCCATAGGGACT TTTGTGTTCATGTCCTTCTGGTCCATCTATGCATATGACCGGGAGCTGGTGTATCCCAAATTTCTAGATGACATCATTCCTATCTGGCTCAACCATGCATTA CACACGGTAATCTTGCCACTCCTCCTGGTTCAGCTGTATCTCCAGCCTCATCGACACCCCAGCAGGACCAAAGGCATCCTGGGCCTGGCACTCTTCGCTGCTCTGTATCTGGCCTG GGTTCTGTGGGTGCACTATGCCTCGGGGATCTGGGTGTACCCCATCATGGCCAAGCTGAGCCCCTTGGGATTAGTGCTGTTCCTGGCCGTGGCTGCCCTCACCATGGCACCCCTCTACCTCCTCGGAGAGAAGCTGAACCAAGCCCGCTGGGGAACCCCAG GGACTCGAAAGGAAAAGAAGTAG